A genomic region of Saccopteryx bilineata isolate mSacBil1 chromosome 1, mSacBil1_pri_phased_curated, whole genome shotgun sequence contains the following coding sequences:
- the KRT1 gene encoding keratin, type II cytoskeletal 1 produces MSRHFSSRSGYQSRGGFSSGSAGVVSLQRRSTSCSVRRSGGGGGRFSSGGCGGGGGSFGSRSLVNLGGSKSISINVAGGGGRGCTSGGFGGGGFGGGFGGGFGSGSGFGGGIFGGSGFGGGFGNVCPPGGIQEVTINQSLLQPLHLEIDPEIQRVKSQEREQIKSLNNQFASFIDKVRFLEQQNQVLETKWELLQQVDTSTRTQNLDLYFESYINSLRKNLDQLKGDQSRMDSELKNMQDLVEDYRNKYEEEINKRTNAENEFVTIKKDVDGAYMTKVDLQARADNLRQEIDFFTALYQMELSQMQTHINDTNVVLSMDNNRSLDLNSIIAEVKAQYEAITQRSKAEAEALYQTKYEELQVTAGQHGDNLKNSKMEISELNRMIQRLRSEIDSVKKQISALQQSISDAEQRGENALKDAQGKLNELENALQKAKEEMARLLRDYQELMNTKLALDVEIATYRTLLEGEESRMSGECAPNVSVSVSTSHTSISAGGGGGSRGFRSGGGGSYSSGGGSYGSGGGGGGRGGGSYNSGGSSYGSGGAGGGSYGGAGGSSGGPRGGSGVGGGSSGSATASFSSPGGRGSSSGGTKTSSGSSNVKFISTSYSRGTR; encoded by the exons ATGAGTCGACACTTTAGTTCCAGGTCTGGGTACCAGAGCAGAGGAGGCTTCAGCTCTGGTTCTGCTGGGGTAGTCAGCTTACAACGCAGGAGCACTAGCTGCTCCGTGCGCCGTAGTGGAGGAGGTGGCGGGAGATTTTCAAGTGGaggatgtggtggtggtggtggtagcttCGGAAGCCGAAGTCTTGTTAACCTGGGTGGCAGTAAAAGTATCTCCATCAATGTGGCTGGAGGGGGTGGACGTGGTTGTACCAGTGGTGGCTTTGGAGGGGGTGGTTTCGGTGGTGGATTTGGGGGTGGCTTTGGCAGTGGAAGTGGTTTTGGTGGAGGTATTTTTGGTGGAAGTGGTTTTGGCGGTGGTTTTGGGAATGTTTGCCCCCCTGGTGGCATACAGGAAGTCACCATCAACCAGAGTCTTCTGCAACCCCTCCATTTGGAGATCGACCCTGAGATCCAACGAGTCAAGTCTCAAGAAAGGGAGCAAATCAAGTCACTCAACAACCAATTTGCCTCCTTCATTGACAAA GTGCGGTTCCTGGAGCAGCAGAACCAGGTGCTGGAGACCAAGTGGGAGCTGCTGCAGCAGGTAGATACCTCCACCAGGACTCAGAACCTAGACCTCTACTTTGAGTCATACATCAACAGTCTTAGAAAGAACTTGGACCAACTGAAGGGTGATCAGTCTCGAATGGATTCAGAATTGAAGAACATGCAAGACCTGGTGGAAGATTACAGGAACAA GTATGAGGAAGAGATCAACAAACGGACAAATGCAGAGAATGAATTTGTGACCATCAAGAAG GATGTAGATGGTGCTTATATGACTAAGGTGGACCTTCAGGCCAGAGCTGATAACTTGCGTCAGGAGATTGATTTCTTCACAGCACTCTACCAAATG GAGCTTTCTCAGATGCAGACTCATATCAATGACACCAATGTCGTCCTCTCTATGGACAATAATCGCAGCCTGGACCTGAACAGCATCATTGCTGAGGTCAAGGCCCAGTATGAGGCGATCACCCAGAGGAgcaaggctgaggctgaggccctgTACCAGACCAAG TATGAAGAGCTCCAGGTTACTGCTGGCCAACATGGAGACAacttaaaaaattcaaagatGGAGATTTCTGAGCTGAATAGGATGATCCAGAGACTTAGATCTGAAATCGACAGTGTGAAAAAGCAG ATCTCTGCGCTGCAGCAGTCCATCAGCGATGCTGAGCAGCGTGGTGAGAATGCCCTCAAAGATGCCCAGGGCAAGCTCAATGAGCTGGAGAACGCCCTGCAGAAGGCCAAGGAGGAGATGGCCCGGCTGCTGCGTGACTACCAGGAGCTCATGAACACCAAGCTGGCCCTGGACGTGGAGATTGCCACCTACAGGACCCTCTTGGAAGGAGAGGAAAGCAG GATGTCGGGAGAGTGTGCCCCGAACGTGAGCGTGT CTGTGAGCACCAGCCACACCAGCATCAGTGCGGGAGGAGGCGGAGGAAGCAGGGGGTTCAGATCTGGCGGCGGCGGCAGCTACAGCTCCGGAGGCGGCAGCTATGGctctggcggcggcggcggcggccgcggtGGCGGCAGCTACAACTCCGGAGGTAGCAGCTACGGCTCTGGCGGTGCTGGCGGTGGCAGCTACGGAGGCGCCGGAGGCAGCAGCGGGGGACCCAGAGGCGGATCTGGAGTGGGCGGCGGCAGCAGCGGGAGCGCCACAGCCAGCTTCAGCTCCCCTGGAGGCCGCGGATCCAGCTCTGGGGGCACGAAGACCTCCAGCGGCAGTTCCAATGTGAAGTTTATTTCTACCAGTTATTCTCGAGGGACCAGATAA